One window from the genome of Nicotiana sylvestris chromosome 9, ASM39365v2, whole genome shotgun sequence encodes:
- the LOC104245139 gene encoding patatin-like protein 3, with amino-acid sequence MGRLNFLVSLTLLVTLQVLQPPIFVFAATKGKNFITVLSIDGGGIRGIIPGTILAFLESKIQELDGPNARIIDYFDVVAGTSTGGLITIMITAPNRDNRPLYAAKDISSFYMEHCPHIFPASRRNSFVNRIFNFFGGPKYDGKYLRLLVESILGNLTMKQTLTHTVIPAFDIKRLQPIIFTTVDARANVSKNVLLSDISLSTSAAPTFFPVHYFESRDAQGRIRRFDMIDGGVAANNPTQMAITHISKEIMRGKFQYEEMETMDSKKMLVLSLGTGIGKHQGYNAASASKWGLLGWVYNNGQTPILDVYNDASADMVDIHVSTMFQTLRTEKNYLRIQEDNLIGDAASMDIATTKNMQKLVQIGNNLLKKPVSRVNLETGQYEPVQGEGTNEEALIHFAKLLSQEKKLRYTN; translated from the exons ATGGGGAGGTTAAATTTCTTAGTTTCACTAACTCTGTTAGTGACTCTTCAAGTTCTACAACCTCCAATATTTGTTTTTGCTGCTACCAAAGGAAAGAATTTTATAACAGTTTTGAGTATTGATGGAGGTGGAATCAGAGGCATTATTCCAGGAACCATTCTTGCCTTTCTTGAATCCAAGATTCAG GAGCTTGATGGACCAAATGCAAGGATTATAGACTATTTTGATGTGGTAGCAGGAACAAGCACAGGTGGATTAATTACTATTATGATCACAGCTCCAAACAGAGATAATCGCCCTTTATATGCAGCTAAAGATATTTCCAGCTTCTACATGGAACACTGCCCTCACATCTTTCCCGCAAGCCG CCGCAACAGCTTCGTGAATAGGATATTCAATTTTTTTGGAGGACCAAAGTACGATGGAAAGTACTTAAGATTATTGGTTGAATCAATATTAGGCAACCTTACTATGAAGCAGACATTGACTCATACAGTCATCCCTGCTTTTGATATTAAGCGCCTTCAACCAATTATCTTCACCACTGTTGAT GCCAGAGCAAATGTGTCTAAGAATGTTTTATTATCAGACATCTCCCTCAGTACCTCCGCAGCACCCACCTTCTTTCCGGTACACTATTTTGAGAGCAGGGATGCTCAAGGGAGAATACGCAGATTTGATATGATTGATGGAGGTGTAGCTGCAAATAATCCA ACCCAAATGGCAATTACACACATTTCAAAAGAAATCATGAGGGGCAAATTTCAGTATGAGGAGATGGAAACAATGGACAGCAAGAAGATGTTGGTTCTATCATTAGGCACAGGTATTGGCAAGCACCAAGGGTATAACGCAGCCTCAGCTTCAAAATGGGGTTTACTTGGTTGGGTTTACAACAATGGTCAGACCCCAATATTAGAtgtttataatgatgcaagtgctGATATGGTGGATATACATGTTTCGACTATGTTTCAGACACTTCGCACTGAAAAGAATTACCTCAGAATTCAG GAGGATAATTTGATAGGGGATGCTGCATCAATGGATATAGCAACCACAAAAAATATGCAGAAACTGGTGCAGATTGGTAACAATCTATTGAAGAAGCCAGTGTCAAGGGTCAATTTGGAGACAGGCCAATATGAACCAGTTCAAGGGGAAGGCACAAATGAAGAAGCTCTAATCCATTTTGCTAAGTTgctttcacaagaaaagaagctTCGATACACCAACTGA
- the LOC104245140 gene encoding serine/threonine-protein kinase SAPK10-like translates to MDRVEIGVIPGMDMPIMHDCDRYDFVDDIGSGNFGVARLMRDKLTKELVAVKYIERGDKIDKNIQREIINHRSLRHPNIVRFREVILTPTHLAIVMEYASGGELFKRICNAVRFSEDEARFFFQQLISGVSYCHSMQVCHRDLKLENTLLDGSPAPRLKICDFGYSKSSLLHSQPNSTVGTPAYIAPEVFLRKEYDGKIADVWSCGVTLYVMLVGAYPFEDRENPRDVKKTISRILSVQYSIPDHIEISEECRHLMSGIFVANPEQRITMHEIRNHVWFLKNLPADLMDDMMMSDHFEEPDQPMQSTDKIMQIISEATVPPVGLYNLEMLDDDLTNFDYDYDYDYDSDPDIDIESSGEMIYAN, encoded by the exons ATGGATCGGGTTGAAATCGGTGTAATACCGGGCATGGATATGCCGATCATGCACGACTGTGATCGGTACGATTTTGTTGACGATATCGGGTCGGGTAATTTTGGAGTTGCGAGACTCATGAGAGATAAGCTAACTAAAGAGCTAGTTGCTGTAAAGTATATCGAAAGAGGCGATAAG ATAGATAAAAACATTCAGCGGGAAATAATCAATCACCGGTCCCTACGGCATCCTAACATAGTTAGATTCAGAGAG GTTATTCTGACACCAACTCATCTTGCTATTGTGATGGAATATGCATCTGGCGGGGAGCTTTTTAAGAGAATTTGTAATGCAGTACGCTTCAGTGAGGATGAG GCTCGGTTCTTTTTCCAGCAACTTATATCCGGGGTCAGCTACTGCCACTCAATG CAAGTATGTCATCGGGACTTGAAGCTGGAAAATACATTGCTTGATGGAAGCCCTGCTCCTCGTTTGAAGATATGTGATTTTGGGTATTCCAAG TCCTCTCTGTTGCATTCACAACCCAACTCAACAGTGGGAACTCCTGCTTATATTGCTCCAGAAGTTTTTCTAAGGAAAGAGTATGACGGCAAG ATCGCTGATGTGTGGTCGTGTGGTGTTACATTATATGTGATGTTAGTGGGTGCATACCCGTTTGAGGATCGTGAGAACCCAAGGGATGTCAAGAAGACAATAAGC AGAATCTTGAGCGTGCAATATTCTATTCCAGATCACATTGAGATATCTGAGGAATGTCGCCACTTAATGTCAGGGATTTTTGTCGCAAATCCTGAACAG AGGATCACAATGCATGAAATCAGAAATCATGTATGGTTCTTGAAGAACCTTCCAGCTGATTTAATGGATGATATGATGATGAGTGACCACTTTGAAGAGCCTGACCAGCCCATGCAAAGCACAGATAAGATTATGCAAATAATCTCGGAGGCCACCGTGCCACCTGTGGGCTTGTATAatttggaaatgctggatgatgaCTTAACTAACTTTGATTATGATTATGATTATGATTATGATTCTGATCCTGATATTGATATTGAGAGCAGCGGGGAGATGATTTATGCAAACTGA